One Strix uralensis isolate ZFMK-TIS-50842 chromosome 9, bStrUra1, whole genome shotgun sequence DNA segment encodes these proteins:
- the MUC4 gene encoding mucin-4 isoform X1 has translation MLQDTGATPAVLDASPSRSQPGPMVGLAPPGTGVTPGPAPAPPLQAGPQHGTTPGAETWSPSAAPGTGTARSGTPGVPRAASVPVASQADVPPLLEGSATAGMALGVSPSSITQEMAADMSPLTLVTPLPAMGASGSPRSDGSTTERAVVTASLEVDMEENPGASAAGPAPSHAIVTTGPSPEPPPQGTDAPETRHPVDLPLLTPREGRSALPAVANPSPTPATTSPLRNATAGKTPQPVTLMPPENAAVERDGGRSQLAGDGRTTQAAPSSTLVENTRVGAITGTPLSSDTALGTAPLASPPTTASVSARPRAAASDHSYRSAEPTTDTGTDLDMDIASPTTGNETAGLPLGRPTPMAGVAEPGTGDATPLAHSALDSKSPVAVAIMDTVSPTDPEPFIASSSDLAHSTAEPNVSVSPSVPGNTRLVVVAPSVTPSITVTDTAVGAGDASLDRVTTPHSAVLSSASAPHSPHVTPRPSPGTTDSTHDPALRALSPVAEDKPMAGVSSLAVGHTHTWETTAVSQSGAGGTTARVDTTHSETGAEGAAPPASTNSTHVPVSNTAGTSPATTPAASVSPSSTIPPATSASGETFVMTRTTAAVSPATAKATSTSSDLSLAVTHEEAGGGGQPVLSPAARTPSVETTAGSWAVLGPSPAVTVPSSPLPSLHSPAEEPATAPSSLLGVGATGEPADRQAPPELATGVTSPTATSNRATGQAASTSPPGFQTSLGAPALGEKTAITAGSTTSIAAGSTKPITAGSTTGIAAGTTTSIAAGTTAAITAGSITSIAAGSTTAITAGSTTAITAGSTVAIMASSTTGITAGSSTMAIASGSTTGIAAGSTKPITAGSTTGIAAGSTTTIAASSTTGIAAGNTKPFTAGSTTGISAGSTTAITAGSTAAIAAGSTTGIAAGSTMAITAGSTTSIAAGSTAAITAGSTTDIAAGSTMVITAGSTVAVARTAPASPAKDAGGLLAQGTTAPGRPPATTSPAVSLASAFGTQRGPATTPSTSAHTTAGHRNPAPEPPPTHKLIMPSALLYPFGMEGGDQECVQRMVDFNCPLFKPEIGFPFGKSLRDALYFTDNGQIIFPPTDNYVPSNPNPPPQGFSGQEALPMVAAFWDDADFSQGVGTTWYQEYSTLSSTRDPLVHDVEAKIEKYLKTPYVAKWTLKVTWEKAPAYPSRWDDTQTNTYQAVLTTDGNRSFALLLYQDRGMRWDYTKLAAGNVLIGFSSGDGYAKNNELTQKPPAVKYRPDQYSSAGTDVRGLWIYRLDTRSRVNYRLRCLVWLDAEPAPATWNAQLPPCPCSWPQAELDPRYRQSRGPADTSVRMLRTASPNPAGAGVRCLYRDKSLLEGWQERAWSLPIHPAADGELEAFDWCCQRVEKPLFCTRFAEKRPRVGCEGYVPPTPAGAFGDPHITTLDGLTYTFNGLGDFVLLLASDAQTSFVLHGRTAQTGTAQATNFMAFAAQYISAITTTVEWTLGSQGDIQVLLNNETIQFSYSQDMDAEVYYSPGVLLVNVSSVTAIFDGAIAVSISATSGILSVVCSLPDRYRNSTKGLLGVWDHDPADDFQMPNGTSIPVNSSEEEIYSYGMTWAVAEQNLFAQSLDSPVMNFTPIFLSRLRQENESQYQLAALQCHGSKECIYDSLSTGDVALGLATQSLVADFQQKKTVLNAFPPVITGDTSLTAFRTERVRRQYHAVGVGARFVSHVSQELNISESGTLTWEPHSTAPLTISLEAVGSNNLSALLQLRFTLCSCSRSQECDYSDSITLGGSSLQLAACRCEGGYSGPFCQDPPDPCTQGCFPGVGCDSHAGCGPCPAGLTGDGRHCSDIDECAQGTVCPGNTTCTNTVGSFVCSCPAGEEGKGPGCGSACGSHSCPEGYCSNGGLCRLHPITCTPTCTCPPAFTDQRCLVAGGDFRPLPSADLPRRSVQLRVRTLQNATAEEVNSTVSAILDSLEVKAFQSNTNITQMTDSDGFTFVVVSEFAYDSRGTIIRFLNKELLGAITDAFNRQRRQREAGTHLPFQHLHRENVTDLVKLTVAELRRYFPCGLYGYKGYQLHYVGTVGFVCISPCKTGYCQHGSRCQHLLEGPTCSCLPFSIFSPAGARCEWLAVSLTAFIGILLGALALLCLLLATACLALHLCRRHRRRHRGHQDQAGDLPAPPDLSSPSCSLPPRAKETFWRPRTFSYKDPETPRQASEPAPPAALACHQSCPGTSRLMEEPATAAGPGNRACVEAEDRHLPLGVWSLWEDSIWRRGFFLNEKCLFSVGWPKQENFSFP, from the exons ATGCTGCAGGACACTGGAGCCACACCAGCTGTGCTTGATGCATCTCCCAGCCGCAGCCAGCCAGGTCCCATGGTGGGCTTAGCACCCCCGGGAACCGGTGTCACCCCTGGACCTGCACCAGCCCCACCGCTCCAGGCTGGGCCCCAACATGGGACAACACCGGGGGCAGAGACGTGGTCACCCAGCGCTGCACCAGGCACGGGCACGGCCAGGTCAGGCACCCCAGGGGTACCCAGAGCAGCCAGCGTGCCCGTGGCATCACAAGCAGACGTCCCCCCTCTCCTGGAAGGCAGTGCCACTGCAGGGATGGCTCTGGGGGTGTCCCCATCCAGCATCACCCAAGAGATGGCAGCAGACATGTCCCCACTGACCCTGGTCACCCCACTGCCAGCAATGGGTGCTTCAGGCAGCCCCCGCTCTGATGGCAGCACCACAGAGCGAGCAGTGGTGACAGCATCCCTGGAGGTGGACATGGAGGAGAACCCAGGTGCCAGTGCAGCAGGGCCAGCTCCCAGCCACGCGATTGTCACCACCGGGCCATCACCAGAGCCACCTCCCCAAGGGACTGATGCTCCTGAAACCAGGCACCCAGTAGATCTGCCTCTTCTGACTCCTAGGGAGGGTCGCTCGGCCCTGCCGGCTGTGGCTAACCCCAGCCCAACACCGGCCACAACCAGCCCCCTCCGCAATGCCACCGCTGGCAAGACACCCCAGCCTGTGACACTGATGCCCCCTGAAAATGCAGCTGTGGAGAGAGATGGGGGCAGGTCTCAGCTGGCAGGAGATGGCAGAACCACCCAGGCAGCTCCGAGCTCAACTCTGGTTGAAAACACAAGGGTGGGTGCCATTACAGGTACCCCCCTCAGCAGTGACACcgccctggggacagccccacTGGCATCACCTCCCACCACAGCCAGCGTCTCTGCTCGGCCAAGGGCGGCCGCATCAGACCACAGCTATCGCAGCGCTGAGCCCACCACAGACACGGGCACGGACTTGGACATGGACATAGCTTCTCCCACCACAGGGAATGAGACTGCGGGGCTGCCCCTGGGGCGGCCCACTCCTATGGCTGGGGTGGCAGAGCCAGGCACGGGTGATGCCACCCCCTTGGCACACTCTGCCCTGGACAGTAAAAGCCCTGTGGCAGTGGCCATCATGGACACGGTGTCACCCACCGATCCAGAGCCTTTTATAGCATCTTCCTCTGACCTCGCTCACAGCACTGCTGAGCCAAATGTCAGTGTGTCCCCTTCTGTCCCTGGGAACACCCGTCTGGTGGTGGTGGCACCGTCTGTCACCCCCAGCATCACTGTCACTGATACAGCAGTGGGAGCAGGCGATGCCAGTCTCGACAGGGTCACAACACCACACTCTGCTGTGCTCAGCAGTGCTTCTGCTCCACACAGCCCTCATGTCACCCCGAGGCCATCCCCTGGGACCACCGATAGCACCCATGACCCAGCTTTGAGGGCTCTCAGCCCAGTTGCTGAGGACAAGCCCATGGCTGGGGTCTCCTCACTGGCTGTTGGCCATACACACACATGGGAAACCACAGCCGTCTCCCAGTCAGGTGCTGGGGGTACCACTGCCCGGGTGGACACCACCCACTCTGAGACCGGTGCTGAGGgtgcagcacccccagccagcaCCAACAGCACCCATGTGCCTGTCTCCAACACCGCTGGCACAAGCCCAGCCACCACGCCAGCTGCCAGCGTGTCCCCCAGCAGCACCATCCCACCAGCCACCTCAGCCAGCGGGGAGACCTTCGTGATGACCAGGACCACCGCAGCCGTGTCGCCTGCCACAGCGAaggccaccagcaccagcagtgACCTGTCCCTCGCTGTGACGCACGAGGAGGCAGGCGGAGGTGGGCAACCTGTCCTATCCCCAGCAGCGCGTACCCCCTCAGTAGAGACAACTGCCGGGTCCTGGGCTGTGCTtggtcccagccctgctgtcacgGTGCCCAGTtcacccctccccagcctgcacaGCCCAGCAGAGGAGCCAGCAACAGCCCCCTCGTCCCTGCTGGGTGTTGGTGCAACCGGGGAGCCGGCAGACAGACAGGCACCCCCGGAGCTGGCAACAGGCGTCACTTCTCCCACAGCCACCAGTAACCGTGCCACGGGACAGGCAGCGAGTACGTCACCTCCTGGCTTCCAGACATCTCTAGGGGCACCTGCCTTGGGGGAGAAAACAGCCATCACTGCAGGCAGCACCACATCCATCGCTGCAGGCAGCACCAAACCCATCACTGCAGGCAGCACCACAGGCATCGCTGCAGGTACCACCACATCCATTGCTGCAGGGACCACTGCAGCCATCACTGCAGGCAGCATCACATCTAttgctgcaggcagcaccacAGCCATCACTGCAGGCAGCACCACAGCCATCACTGCAGGCAGCACAGTGGCCATCATGGCAAGCAGCACCACAGGCatcactgcaggcagcagcaccatGGCCATCGCTTCAGGCAGCACCACAGGCATAGCTGCAGGCAGCACCAAACCCATCACTGCAGGCAGCACCACAGGCATCGCTGCAGGCAGCACCACAACCATTGCTGCAAGCAGCACCACAGGCATTGCTGCAGGCAACACCAAACCCTTCACTGCAGGCAGTACCACAGGCATCTCTGCAGGCAGCACCACAGCCAtcactgcaggcagcacagcagccATCGCTGCAGGCAGCACCACAGGTATCGCTGCAGGCAGCACCATGGCCATCACTGCAGGCAGCACCACATCCATCgctgcaggcagcactgcagccaTCACTGCAGGCAGCACCACAGATATTGCTGCAGGCAGCACCATGGTCAtcactgcaggcagcactgtgGCAGTTGCACGCACAGCCCCAGCGAGCCCAGCCAAGGATGCAGGTGGCCTCCTGGCCCAAGGCACCACAGCACCAGGGAGACCACCAGCCACCACCAGCCCTGCTGTCTCCCTGGCTTCTGCCTTTGGGACACAGAGGGGACCAGCCACAACACCAAGCACGTCTGCCCACACCACTGCTGGCCACAGAAATCCTGCCCCTGAGCCTCCACCCACCCACAAGCTTATCA TGCCATCGGCTTTGCTCTATCCCTTCGGCATGGAGGGAGGGGACCAAGAGTGTGTTCAGAGGATGGTGGATTTTAACTGCCCCCTATTCAAGCCAGAGATTGGGTTCCCCTTCGGAAAGTCGCTGCGGGATGCTCTCTAT TTTACAGATAACGGACAGATCATTTTCCCACCCACGGACAACTATGTCCCCTCCAACCCCAACCCACCTCCCCAGGGCTTCAGCGGCCAGGAGGCTTTGCCGATGGTGGCTGCCTTCTGGGATGATGCAGATTTCTCCCAGGGTGTCGGCACCACCTGGTACCAG GAGTACTCCACCCTCAGTTCTACCCGAGACCCTCTTGTCCATGATGTGGAAGCAAAGATTGAGAAATACCTGAAAACCCCCTACGTGGCAAAATGGACCTTGAAGGTGACGTGGGAGAAGGCTCCGGCATACCCATCCCGGTGGGATGACACTCAG ACGAACACCTACCAGGCGGTCCTCACCACCGATGGGAACCGTTCCTTTGCTCTGCTGCTCTACCAGGACAGAGGGATGCGCTGGGACTACACCAAGCTGGCTGCGGGCAACGTGCTGATTGGCTTCTCCAG CGGTGATGGCTATGCCAAAAATAACGAGCTGACTCAAAAGCCACCAGCTGTCAAGTACCGACCTGACCAGTACAGCAGCGCTGGCACCG ATGTGCGCGGGCTGTGGATATACAGGCTGGACACTCGCTCCCGGGTGAACTACAGGCTGCGGTGCCTGGTGTGGCTGGACGCAGAGCCAGCGCCGGCCACCTGGAATGCCCAGTTGCCACCATGCCCCTGCTCCTGGCCTCAGGCAGAGCTGGACCCCCGCTACCGCCAGAGCAGAG GCCCAGCGGACACCTCCGTGAGGATGCTGCGCACTGCGTCACCCAACCCGGCTGGAGCCGGCGTGCGGTGTCTGTACCGAGATAAGAGCTTGCTCGAAGGCTGGCAGGAGAGAGCATGGAGCCTCCCCATCCACCCTGCCGCTG ATGGGGAGCTGGAGGCATTTGACTGGTGCTGCCAGCGCGTGGAGAAGCCCCTGTTCTGCACCAGGTTTGCTGAGAAGAGACCGAGGGTCGGCTGTGAGGGATATGTGCCACCCACCCCTG CTGGTGCCTTCGGGGACCCCCACATCACCACCCTGGATGGACTCACCTATACCTTCAATGGGCTCGGGGACtttgtcctgctgctggccagcGATGCCCAGACCAGCTTCGTGCTGCATGGGCGCACAGCCCAGACTGGTACAGCCCAGGCCACCAACTTCATGGCCTTCGCTGCCCAGTACATCTCTGCCATCACCACAACA GTTGAGTGGACCTTGGGGAGCCAGGGTGACATCCAAGTCCTCCTGAACAATGAAACCATCCAGTTTTCCTATTCCCAAG ACATGGATGCTGAGGTGTACTACAGCCCTGGTGTCCTGCTGGTCAACGTCTCCTCCGTCACAGCCATCTTTGATGGGGCCATCGCTGTCTCCATCTCAGCCACCTCCGGGATCCTCAGCGTGGTCTGCAGCCTTCCTGATCGGTACCGCAATAGCACCAAGGGCCTCCTGG GTGTGTGGGACCATGACCCCGCAGATGACTTCCAGATGCCGAATGGTACCAGCATCCCTGTGAACAGCAGCGAGGAGGAGATCTACAGCTACGGGATGACCT GGGCTGTTGCAGAGCAAAACCTGTTTGCTCAGTCTCTGGACTCACCAGTAATGAACTTCACACCCATCTTCTTGTCTCGGCTGCGGCAGGAGAACGAAAGCCAGTACCAGCTGGCAGCTTTGCAGTGCCATGGCAGCAAGGAGTGCATCTACGATTCGCTGAGCACAGGGGACGTGGCCCTGGGCCTGGCCACCCAGAGCCTCGTGGCCGACTTCCAGCAGAAGAAGACTGTACTCA ATGCCTTCCCTCCCGTCATCACCGGTGACACATCACTCACAGCCTTCAGGACAGAAAGGGTCAGGAGGCAGTACCATGCTGTGGGGGTGGGCGCACGCTTTGTGTCCCACGTCTCGCAAGAGCTCAACATATCTG AGAGTGGCACCCTGACGTGGGAGCCCCACAGCACGGCCCCGCTCACCATCAGCCTGGAGGCCGTTGGGTCCAACAATCTCTCCGCCCTCCTTCAGCTTCGCTTCACcctttgcagctgcagcaggagccaggaGTGTGACTACAGCGATAGCATCACCCTCGGGGGGTCCTCCCTGCAG CTGGCAGCCTGCAGGTGTGAGGGCGGCTACTCGGGTCCCTTCTGCCAGGACCCTCCGGACCCCTGCACCCAGGGATGCTTCCCCGGCGTGGGCTGTGACTCGCATGCTGGCTGTGGCCCCTGTCCGGCTGGCCTGACTGGTGACGGGCGGCACTGCTCAG ATATCGACGAGTGCGCGCAGGGGACAGTGTGCCCAGGGAACACCACCTGCACCAACACGGTGGGAAGCTTTGTCTGCTCCTGCCCAGCCGGTGAGGAGG GCAAGGGACCAGGCTGTGGCTCAGCCTGCGGCTCCCACTCCTGCCCCGAGGGGTACTGCAGCAACGGGGGACTCTGCCGCCTgcaccccatcacctgcaccccCACCTGTACCTGTCCCCCAGCTTTCACCGACCAGCGCTGCCTGGTGGCAGGGGGGGATTTTCGGCCGCTGCCCAGTGCAG ATCTCCCCCGGAGAAGTGTCCAGCTGCGGGTCAGGACGTTGCAAAATGCCACTGCTGAGGAAGTCAACAGCACT GTCTCGGCCATCCTGGACTCCCTGGAGGTAAAGGCTTTCCAGAGCAACACCAACATTACCCAGAT GACAGACAGCGATGGCTTCACCTTCGTAGTGGTGTCTGAGTTCGCCTATGACAGCCGTGGCACCATCATCCGCTTCCTGAACAAGGAGCTGCTGGGGGCCATCACCGATGCCTTCAACAGGCAGCGGAGGCAGCGGGAGGCAGGCACACACCTCCCCTTCCAGCACCTGCACCGGGAGAACGTCACTGACCTGGTGAAGT TGACAGTGGCTGAGCTGAGGCGCTATTTTCCATGTGGTCTGTATGGCTACAAAGGCTACCAGCTCCACTACGTGGGGACCGTCGGCTTCGTCTGCATCTCCCCTTGCAAGACAGGCTACTGCCAGCACGGCAGCCGGTGCCAGCACCTGCTTGAGGGGCCCACATGCAG CTGCCTCCCCTTCTCCATCTTCTCACCCGCTGGTGCCCGGTGCGAGTGGCTGGCCGTCAGCCTCACCGCCTTCATCGGCATCTTGCTGggagccctggctctgctctgcctcctgctcGCCACTGCCTGCCTGGCCTTGCACCTCTGCCGCCGGCACCGCCGCCGGCACCGAGG GCACCAGGACCAGGCAGGGGATCTCCCAGCCCCTCCTGACTTGTCAtccccttcctgctccctccctcccagggcTAAGGAGACCTTCTGGAGGCCACGGACCTTCTCCT ATAAGGATCCAGAGACCCCACGTCAGGCCTCCGagccagcccccccagcagccctaGCCTGCCACCAGTCCTGCCCCGGCACCTCCAGGCTCATGGAGGAGCCAGCCACTGCTGCCGGCCCCGGGAACCGCGCCTGTGTGGAGGCagaggacaggcacctgccttTAGGGGTCTGGTCTTTGTGGGAGGATTCAATCTGGaggagggggttttttttgaatgaaaaatgtcttttttctgttGGGTGGCCAAAGCAAGAAAATTTCAGCTTCCCCTGA